A part of Prolixibacteraceae bacterium genomic DNA contains:
- a CDS encoding precorrin-6A/cobalt-precorrin-6A reductase, with translation MIWIFGGTTEGKKCVEVLEHLRLPYVYSTKTKVKIELGKRGTYRFGAMTPNDMIRAFNEIGVTKVIDAAHPFALELHRNIFNVANILDVRLIRYEREYVSIEHTSVTYFDSIAEIVSALTTIDAKNVFVMTGVQNISKYIEAKIKSKLYYRIIDCQRSKLIAEQLGVAPSCLHLFPSKIDVGEQELLMEQLDIDIMITKESGSSGFFEEKLQVASKLGINLWVWKRPNLPSYDHLVTTNEKLLEQLI, from the coding sequence ATGATTTGGATTTTTGGAGGAACCACGGAAGGTAAAAAGTGTGTCGAAGTTTTGGAACACTTGAGATTACCATATGTATACTCTACTAAAACAAAAGTAAAGATTGAACTTGGAAAGAGAGGAACATATCGTTTCGGAGCTATGACTCCAAACGATATGATTCGAGCCTTTAATGAGATTGGTGTAACTAAGGTAATTGATGCTGCTCATCCTTTTGCATTAGAATTGCATCGTAATATTTTTAATGTAGCTAATATATTAGATGTCAGATTAATTCGATATGAACGAGAGTATGTGTCCATTGAACATACTTCTGTTACTTATTTTGATTCTATTGCTGAAATTGTTTCCGCACTTACGACGATAGATGCTAAAAATGTCTTTGTGATGACTGGCGTTCAGAATATTTCAAAATATATAGAAGCTAAAATTAAGTCGAAACTCTATTATCGAATTATTGATTGTCAGCGATCAAAGTTAATTGCGGAGCAGTTAGGTGTCGCCCCATCATGTTTGCACCTCTTTCCTTCTAAAATAGATGTAGGAGAACAAGAGTTGCTGATGGAACAATTAGATATTGACATAATGATTACGAAGGAGAGTGGTTCGAGTGGTTTCTTTGAAGAGAAGCTTCAGGTTGCATCTAAATTGGGTATTAATTTGTGGGTATGGAAACGACCAAATCTTCCAAGTTATGATCATCTTGTGACGACTAATGAAAAACTATTAGAACAACTAATCTAA
- the cbiE gene encoding precorrin-6y C5,15-methyltransferase (decarboxylating) subunit CbiE gives MKFILVGISDTSNYVPTNEVGDLISGNYYFSGGKRHYERVKHLLPLSHEWLNITIPLAEVLSSYQSLDGSVVVFVSGDPFFYGFGTTLKREFPYASFENYPYFNSLQMHAHRLNLPYEEMMCVSCTGRPWDRLNEALIRNEGIIGVLTDRKKRPEVIAQYLLDSGYDNYDISVGENLGGDSERLITLTLNDCIHQEFAPLNNIILHRKADRSFPIGVSNDQYRYLDGRPNMMTKPIYRLHTISLMQMHAKKVFWDVGFCTGSVSIEAKRLYPKLKVVAFEKRLVSEEIIKDNMKRFGAPGIEYVIGDFLNQDIDDYARPDAVFIGGHGGKLAEILDRIDSILPVGGIIATNAVKEESASIFIQTLLDKDYQIEEKSHIQLDTFNPVSVIVMMKQK, from the coding sequence ATGAAATTTATACTTGTAGGAATCTCAGATACATCTAATTATGTTCCCACTAATGAAGTAGGGGATTTGATCTCTGGGAACTATTATTTCTCTGGCGGAAAACGTCATTACGAACGAGTGAAGCATCTACTGCCACTGTCTCATGAATGGTTGAATATAACAATACCTCTAGCAGAGGTATTGTCTTCATATCAATCGTTAGATGGTTCGGTTGTGGTTTTTGTCTCTGGTGATCCTTTCTTTTATGGATTCGGAACCACATTAAAAAGAGAATTTCCTTATGCTTCGTTTGAGAACTATCCCTATTTTAATAGTCTTCAGATGCATGCACATCGTTTGAACTTGCCGTATGAAGAGATGATGTGTGTCAGTTGTACTGGAAGACCATGGGATAGATTAAATGAGGCATTGATTCGTAATGAGGGTATTATAGGAGTATTAACAGATCGAAAGAAACGTCCTGAAGTTATCGCTCAATATCTACTTGATTCGGGTTATGATAATTATGATATTTCGGTTGGGGAAAATTTAGGTGGTGATTCTGAGCGGTTGATAACATTGACTTTGAATGATTGTATTCATCAAGAATTTGCACCACTTAATAATATTATATTACATCGTAAAGCAGATCGTAGTTTTCCTATCGGTGTGTCCAATGACCAATATAGATATTTGGATGGTCGTCCAAATATGATGACCAAACCAATCTATCGTCTGCATACTATTTCTTTGATGCAGATGCATGCAAAAAAGGTGTTTTGGGATGTTGGATTTTGTACTGGATCAGTATCTATTGAGGCGAAAAGATTATACCCAAAGTTAAAAGTGGTCGCTTTCGAGAAGAGATTGGTATCGGAAGAGATCATCAAAGATAATATGAAGAGATTCGGTGCCCCTGGTATTGAATACGTTATTGGAGATTTTTTGAATCAAGATATAGATGACTATGCTAGACCCGATGCCGTGTTTATTGGTGGTCATGGTGGGAAGTTAGCAGAAATACTTGATCGTATTGATTCCATACTACCAGTTGGTGGAATTATTGCCACCAATGCGGTGAAGGAGGAGAGTGCGAGTATATTTATTCAAACTTTACTCGATAAAGATTATCAAATAGAAGAGAAGTCTCACATTCAGCTTGATACATTCAATCCCGTGAGTGTAATCGTTATGATGAAACAAAAATAA
- the cbiD gene encoding cobalt-precorrin-5B (C(1))-methyltransferase CbiD, whose product MKNKLRSGYSTGTCVTLAVKACLIQLFDNKEPSSVGVFIPTGEFVEYEVYNLYKDENLAKASVTKDGGDDPDDTHGLEIGCSVTLIEKKEIVFKRGVGIGLVTLPGLSLDVGEPAINPTPREMITKLLYKEAFKNRYEGGFIVEPFVPEGEEVAKKTFNPRVGIVGGISIIGTTGVVKPYSSDAFVASIEQGIRVLQENGGIHAILNSGGRSEKYVQKRFPDYSSLSYVQYGNFIGESLKIIAHSRIEKVTICIMLGKAVKLAQGHLDTHSHKVQFSPEWLSSLAEACGYDKRVQSEIQSISLAGQLPSIIPMNASSVFYQQIIRECYGVCKPLLNGQELDVILVSKEGMLIECEIPYDY is encoded by the coding sequence ATGAAAAATAAACTTAGAAGTGGTTATAGTACTGGAACATGTGTTACGTTGGCTGTAAAAGCTTGTTTAATTCAACTTTTTGATAATAAAGAACCTTCTTCAGTTGGGGTTTTTATTCCTACGGGAGAGTTTGTGGAGTATGAAGTATACAATCTTTATAAAGATGAAAACCTAGCCAAAGCAAGTGTTACTAAAGATGGTGGTGACGATCCTGATGATACCCATGGTTTGGAGATTGGGTGTAGTGTGACATTAATCGAAAAAAAAGAAATCGTTTTTAAAAGAGGTGTTGGAATAGGGCTGGTTACTCTTCCAGGTCTTTCGTTAGATGTTGGAGAGCCTGCAATAAATCCTACCCCGAGAGAGATGATTACAAAGCTTCTGTATAAGGAGGCTTTTAAAAATAGATATGAAGGAGGTTTTATTGTTGAGCCATTTGTTCCAGAGGGTGAGGAGGTTGCAAAAAAGACATTTAATCCTAGAGTCGGTATTGTTGGAGGTATCTCTATTATTGGTACTACTGGTGTCGTGAAACCATATTCTTCAGATGCTTTTGTTGCTTCAATAGAGCAAGGGATTCGTGTATTACAAGAAAATGGAGGTATTCATGCGATTCTTAATTCAGGTGGGAGAAGTGAGAAGTATGTTCAAAAAAGATTTCCAGATTACTCATCTTTAAGCTATGTTCAATATGGTAATTTTATTGGAGAATCATTAAAAATAATAGCTCATAGTAGAATAGAAAAAGTAACTATTTGTATAATGCTTGGGAAAGCGGTGAAGCTAGCACAGGGTCACCTTGATACACATAGTCATAAAGTACAGTTTTCACCCGAATGGTTGTCTAGTTTGGCTGAAGCTTGTGGTTATGACAAGAGAGTTCAGTCTGAGATACAAAGTATTTCACTTGCAGGACAACTCCCGTCAATAATTCCAATGAATGCATCAAGTGTATTTTATCAACAGATTATCAGAGAGTGTTATGGTGTATGTAAACCATTATTAAATGGACAGGAGTTAGATGTAATTCTAGTTTCGAAAGAGGGTATGTTGATTGAGTGTGAAATTCCTTATGATTATTAA
- the cobI gene encoding precorrin-2 C(20)-methyltransferase: MQDIFVYGVALGPGDPELITLKALKTLQLVDKIYAPGSVSRDGELKSHARGIIGQLDIDLSKVEVFHISMRFDRTETEALYQQVYESIKIDIRNGKKVAFVSEGDVSFYSTFGYLIPRLNNDSIHYKMIPGVPAFIQAGSTLGIPLTSQSNSLKVLAAVKEFDEVDDAITTSGTVVIMKFSTIKDRLIPYLQEKYSNITVRYVEKLGTEEEFITSDIEEINKRKKTYFSILIIQK, encoded by the coding sequence ATGCAAGATATTTTCGTTTATGGAGTGGCTTTAGGACCGGGGGATCCAGAGCTGATCACTTTGAAAGCATTAAAAACGCTTCAGTTGGTAGATAAAATTTATGCTCCAGGTAGTGTAAGTAGAGATGGTGAGTTAAAATCACATGCTAGGGGTATTATCGGACAATTGGATATTGATCTTTCTAAGGTGGAAGTTTTTCATATTTCTATGCGTTTTGATAGGACTGAAACAGAGGCTTTGTATCAGCAAGTTTATGAGTCCATTAAGATCGATATTCGTAATGGTAAAAAGGTTGCTTTTGTTTCAGAAGGTGATGTTTCGTTTTATAGTACTTTTGGGTATTTGATTCCTCGTTTAAATAATGATAGTATTCATTATAAGATGATCCCCGGAGTGCCTGCTTTTATTCAAGCAGGTTCTACACTAGGTATTCCATTGACTTCTCAAAGCAATAGTTTAAAGGTGTTAGCAGCAGTAAAAGAGTTCGATGAGGTCGATGATGCAATTACAACTTCAGGCACTGTGGTGATTATGAAATTTTCGACTATAAAAGATCGTTTAATACCTTATCTGCAAGAAAAATATAGTAATATAACTGTTCGTTACGTGGAAAAACTAGGAACTGAAGAGGAGTTTATTACAAGCGATATAGAAGAAATTAATAAGCGTAAGAAAACATATTTCTCAATACTGATAATACAAAAATAG
- a CDS encoding SusD/RagB family nutrient-binding outer membrane lipoprotein — MKRLNIYIIAMIVGLLSSCTNDFESINTNPNTVNEMNPGYQFVGIQLSYAGGGAEEWRGNLIMSGPLSGVMQDAYQSGEGYYASNSFSSAKWGSMYTGAIKNSRDMIAKMTEANGDGSNDAKIAEGRIFQVICFQRLTDMYGDIPYFEGGHGYDDRVFYPKYDEQEDIYKDFVKELIESRDILLSTNATTFGQTEDIIYGHLDKEARAKAWARLANSMLLRIGMRASAADLAWSQGVVEEAAANAAGFVTSYDNTDAAMITHSTNGGPWGSHENGSGSAINGKSGGFAYSYLGDEYLHRAQQMQDPRLFYLGAHIMRNKSGDYVAWTGQTYFNPFEEVARPGQPWKPVSFISARGANQDEGWYGQYVIDKDGDMSTEDDRNTVSASYYINESGFDVNEDTGKAEYTADSIQFNIVCGINPGTIGSRVAPTIVFGGDESYFILAEAAARGWSVPAGDALTLLKNADRLALEKYPLVYPTDGSPEKYMTLYGESTGDLRSYAQMKEDYLVQVVDASVENIQIERWKSLAINGYEAFALWNRTELNYTTNGDVATTNIPYNSVGDTKGHIDLPVYALGTITTAALKAISTEATYDPNIFPSTTYENVLSHDGGATEGVRPRRLDYPNNERTVNADNVNQAIQRQYGQSDDSQFIKAKMWISKGDK, encoded by the coding sequence ATGAAAAGGTTAAATATTTACATAATAGCGATGATTGTAGGGTTGCTTTCATCGTGTACGAACGATTTTGAATCGATAAATACGAACCCTAACACAGTTAATGAGATGAATCCTGGCTACCAATTTGTTGGAATTCAGTTGAGTTATGCTGGTGGTGGAGCTGAAGAGTGGCGTGGAAACTTGATTATGTCAGGGCCGCTTTCAGGGGTAATGCAAGATGCTTATCAGTCAGGTGAAGGATATTATGCTTCGAATAGCTTTTCTTCAGCAAAGTGGGGATCCATGTATACAGGTGCGATCAAGAATAGTCGCGATATGATTGCTAAAATGACAGAGGCTAATGGAGATGGATCTAATGATGCAAAGATTGCAGAAGGTCGTATCTTTCAGGTGATTTGTTTTCAGCGATTGACAGATATGTATGGTGATATTCCTTATTTCGAGGGAGGTCATGGATATGATGATCGTGTTTTTTATCCTAAATATGACGAGCAAGAGGATATTTACAAAGATTTTGTGAAAGAGTTGATAGAGTCTCGTGATATTTTATTGAGTACCAATGCTACAACATTTGGTCAAACAGAAGATATCATATATGGTCATCTTGATAAAGAAGCTCGTGCAAAAGCTTGGGCACGTTTGGCTAATTCAATGTTATTGAGAATTGGAATGAGAGCCTCTGCTGCAGATTTGGCATGGTCACAGGGTGTTGTAGAAGAAGCTGCTGCTAATGCTGCTGGGTTTGTTACTTCTTATGATAATACAGATGCTGCGATGATTACGCATAGTACCAATGGAGGTCCATGGGGAAGTCATGAGAATGGCTCGGGATCTGCGATAAATGGTAAGTCAGGAGGATTCGCTTATTCTTATTTAGGAGATGAATATTTGCATAGAGCACAGCAGATGCAAGATCCACGTCTATTTTACTTGGGAGCTCATATCATGAGAAACAAATCTGGAGATTATGTAGCTTGGACAGGTCAGACGTATTTTAATCCATTCGAAGAGGTTGCAAGACCTGGACAGCCATGGAAACCTGTATCATTTATTTCAGCAAGAGGAGCTAATCAAGATGAAGGATGGTATGGACAATATGTTATCGATAAGGATGGTGATATGTCGACTGAAGATGATCGAAATACTGTTAGTGCTTCATATTATATTAATGAAAGTGGGTTTGATGTAAATGAAGATACAGGAAAAGCAGAGTACACCGCAGATTCTATTCAGTTTAATATTGTATGTGGAATAAATCCTGGAACTATTGGTTCTCGTGTGGCACCAACTATTGTTTTTGGTGGAGATGAGTCTTACTTTATTTTAGCAGAGGCTGCTGCACGTGGTTGGAGTGTTCCTGCAGGGGATGCACTAACATTGCTTAAAAATGCAGACCGCTTGGCATTAGAGAAGTATCCTTTGGTATATCCAACAGATGGTTCACCAGAGAAATATATGACACTTTATGGAGAGTCGACAGGAGATTTGCGTTCTTATGCTCAAATGAAAGAGGATTATTTGGTACAGGTTGTAGATGCATCTGTGGAAAATATCCAGATAGAGAGATGGAAGTCTTTAGCTATTAATGGTTATGAAGCTTTCGCTTTGTGGAATCGTACAGAGTTGAATTATACTACCAATGGTGATGTTGCAACAACTAATATTCCTTATAATTCAGTGGGGGATACTAAAGGGCATATAGACCTTCCAGTTTATGCTCTAGGTACGATAACTACTGCTGCACTAAAAGCTATTTCAACAGAGGCTACGTATGACCCGAATATATTCCCTTCGACTACTTATGAGAATGTTCTTTCTCATGATGGTGGTGCAACAGAAGGTGTACGTCCACGTCGTTTGGATTATCCTAATAATGAGAGAACTGTTAATGCTGATAATGTAAATCAAGCGATTCAACGTCAATATGGACAATCTGATGATTCACAGTTTATTAAGGCTAAAATGTGGATAAGTAAAGGGGATAAGTAA
- the cobJ gene encoding precorrin-3B C(17)-methyltransferase: MAQRGKITVVGLGPGDTSLMTAQAIEAIKGAEVIVGYKYYFKFVTELAGEEVICVDTGMKKERERAKIAFEYAHNDKNVVVISSGDSGIYGMAPLIEEMGVKDHNNQIEVTVVPGISAFQAAAAVLGAPIGHDLCTISLSDLLTPWPLIEKRIEAAAIGDFVTSIYNPKSKGRYWQLRRFVEIYKKHRSGDTPVGVVRQVAREEQNVTVCTLDSIDYEAIDMFTILVIGNSQSYSVGEKIITPRGYYNQEETTSVGIGQSIMIKSFKQIQSELRNPEVGLERLWPLLHLVHTSADFDMENIFYCDPEAMAEWNSYLKSGNAVIITDVTMVKSGIRKAAIERLGIEVKCYLSDERVAQMAKEKNITRTQAGIRLAVEEHPNAIYAFGNAPTALIELTDAIRKGKATPTGVVAAPVGFVNVVESKHRIKSFDDLNKCIVEGRKGGSSLAATILNAALSFEDSVQMMPGRDL, encoded by the coding sequence ATGGCTCAAAGAGGAAAGATAACCGTTGTTGGACTTGGACCTGGAGATACTTCGTTAATGACAGCTCAGGCTATCGAAGCGATAAAAGGTGCAGAAGTGATTGTAGGATATAAATACTACTTTAAGTTCGTTACTGAATTGGCTGGAGAAGAGGTGATATGTGTAGATACAGGAATGAAGAAAGAGCGTGAGAGGGCTAAAATTGCTTTTGAATATGCACATAATGATAAGAATGTTGTTGTGATCTCTTCTGGTGATTCTGGTATTTATGGTATGGCTCCTCTGATCGAAGAGATGGGGGTCAAAGATCATAATAACCAAATTGAGGTCACTGTTGTTCCTGGTATTTCAGCATTTCAAGCAGCTGCAGCAGTATTAGGAGCTCCTATTGGACATGACCTGTGTACGATATCTTTATCAGATTTATTGACTCCTTGGCCTCTTATAGAGAAACGTATTGAAGCCGCAGCTATTGGTGATTTTGTTACGTCAATATATAATCCAAAATCGAAAGGTCGTTATTGGCAGTTGAGGCGCTTTGTTGAGATTTATAAGAAGCATAGATCTGGAGATACACCCGTTGGTGTGGTTCGACAAGTTGCTCGAGAGGAGCAAAATGTTACTGTGTGTACATTGGATAGCATAGATTACGAAGCAATTGATATGTTCACCATCTTGGTGATTGGTAATTCTCAAAGTTATAGTGTTGGAGAGAAAATTATAACACCAAGAGGTTACTATAATCAGGAGGAAACAACATCTGTAGGGATTGGTCAATCTATTATGATTAAAAGTTTTAAGCAGATTCAGTCGGAGTTACGTAACCCTGAAGTGGGATTAGAGCGTTTGTGGCCATTATTGCATTTGGTGCATACTTCTGCAGATTTCGATATGGAGAATATCTTTTACTGCGATCCAGAGGCAATGGCGGAATGGAATAGTTATTTGAAATCTGGAAATGCTGTGATTATTACTGATGTAACGATGGTGAAGTCTGGGATTAGAAAAGCAGCAATAGAGAGATTAGGGATTGAGGTGAAGTGCTATTTGAGCGATGAAAGAGTTGCACAGATGGCAAAAGAGAAGAATATAACAAGAACACAAGCTGGTATTCGTTTGGCTGTAGAAGAGCATCCAAATGCAATATATGCTTTTGGTAATGCTCCAACTGCATTAATTGAATTAACGGATGCAATCAGAAAAGGGAAAGCGACTCCAACAGGTGTTGTTGCTGCTCCGGTTGGTTTTGTTAATGTAGTAGAGTCAAAGCATCGTATTAAGAGTTTTGATGATTTAAATAAGTGTATTGTTGAAGGTCGAAAAGGTGGTTCTTCATTGGCTGCAACAATTTTAAATGCAGCATTGAGTTTTGAAGATTCTGTTCAGATGATGCCGGGTCGAGATTTGTAA
- the cobM gene encoding precorrin-4 C(11)-methyltransferase, with protein MKIAVISSSKRGSETGAILAKEYTNFELFSSSKFGEGKKIDSLSQWFATEYSNYDGFIFVGALGICVRTIAPCLQDKKTDPAIVNVDVLGNIVTPVVSGHIGGANNLAKDIARVLGGWAAISTASDTLDLWALDTIDRQFGYHSEVVDASLNEIISLFVNQRKGALLLDVKDKGASYLDRTAPDHIQVFYKKEEIDPSLFEYVLQVSPFDYEWNIPTIKWIPSVLHLGMGCHRGISPAGLMEHLIEELKALKINPFAIASLNSADIRSGEPALKFIAEELKVPFNTYDSEKLNGVEILNPSDVVFKHTGFYGVSESSSLYDDNQRTLLVSKSKGKVDEMDFTYAISIDVTMLRSGHVEIVGAGPGDPELVSVRGKRFLQEADLILYAGSLVPKELTYYAKEGAVVRSSASMNLEEQVALMKEFYDKGMLVVRLHTGDPCIYGAIQEQMAIMEKHEMSCHITPGISSFQAAASQLKSQFTIPEKTQTIILTRGEGRTKMPEGEKLHQLARSQSTMCIYLSATLVDSVQAQLLEHYGPETPVAVCHKLTWKDEKIFRGSLSQLVSLVKDNNLTLTTLIVVGEAIGNRKGLSRLYAHEFKHLYRT; from the coding sequence ATGAAGATTGCAGTTATCTCTTCATCTAAGAGAGGCTCTGAAACAGGAGCGATTCTAGCAAAAGAATATACCAACTTTGAGTTGTTTAGTAGCTCTAAATTTGGTGAAGGCAAAAAGATAGATAGTTTATCACAATGGTTTGCGACTGAATATTCAAATTATGATGGATTTATTTTTGTTGGAGCTTTAGGAATTTGTGTTCGCACGATAGCCCCATGTCTACAAGATAAAAAAACGGACCCTGCAATAGTGAACGTGGATGTGCTAGGTAATATTGTAACCCCTGTGGTTTCAGGACATATTGGAGGTGCAAATAATCTAGCCAAAGACATTGCTCGTGTATTAGGGGGATGGGCTGCTATTTCTACTGCAAGTGATACTTTAGACCTTTGGGCTTTAGATACGATAGATCGTCAATTCGGTTATCATTCAGAGGTTGTAGATGCTTCGTTAAATGAAATAATCTCTCTGTTTGTCAATCAACGAAAGGGTGCTTTATTATTAGATGTAAAAGATAAAGGTGCTAGCTATTTGGATCGAACAGCTCCAGATCATATTCAAGTTTTTTATAAGAAAGAGGAAATCGATCCTTCATTGTTTGAATATGTTTTACAAGTCTCACCATTTGATTATGAATGGAATATTCCAACTATCAAATGGATTCCGAGCGTCTTGCATTTAGGAATGGGATGTCATAGAGGTATTTCACCTGCAGGGTTAATGGAGCATCTTATTGAAGAGTTAAAAGCATTGAAAATTAATCCATTTGCTATTGCATCATTAAATAGTGCAGATATAAGATCTGGTGAGCCTGCACTTAAATTTATTGCTGAAGAACTAAAGGTTCCTTTTAATACATATGATTCAGAAAAGTTAAATGGGGTAGAGATTCTTAATCCATCAGATGTCGTATTTAAGCACACTGGATTTTATGGTGTGAGTGAATCTTCATCGCTATATGATGATAATCAGAGAACATTACTTGTCTCTAAGTCAAAAGGGAAGGTTGATGAGATGGATTTTACATATGCGATCTCTATTGATGTCACAATGTTAAGGTCTGGTCATGTTGAGATTGTTGGAGCAGGTCCTGGAGATCCAGAATTAGTTTCTGTAAGAGGCAAGCGATTTCTTCAAGAGGCCGACTTAATCTTGTATGCTGGATCCTTGGTGCCTAAGGAACTCACTTATTATGCAAAAGAGGGTGCTGTGGTTAGAAGTTCAGCTTCGATGAATTTAGAAGAACAGGTTGCTTTGATGAAAGAGTTTTATGATAAAGGGATGTTGGTTGTTCGTCTTCATACTGGTGATCCATGTATCTATGGAGCCATACAAGAGCAGATGGCTATCATGGAAAAGCATGAGATGTCTTGTCATATTACTCCTGGTATATCGTCATTTCAGGCAGCAGCATCACAATTAAAGTCTCAATTTACCATTCCAGAGAAAACGCAAACGATTATCTTAACAAGAGGAGAGGGGCGTACTAAGATGCCTGAAGGTGAGAAATTACACCAGTTGGCACGTTCTCAAAGTACCATGTGTATCTATTTAAGTGCTACATTGGTTGATTCTGTTCAAGCGCAACTGTTGGAACATTATGGTCCCGAGACACCTGTAGCTGTCTGTCATAAGTTGACATGGAAAGATGAGAAGATTTTTAGAGGATCTCTATCACAACTTGTATCCTTAGTAAAGGACAATAACTTGACTTTGACTACACTTATAGTAGTTGGAGAAGCTATTGGAAATAGAAAAGGTCTTTCTCGACTTTATGCACACGAGTTTAAACATCTTTATCGAACATAG